In the genome of Acidobacteriota bacterium, one region contains:
- the meaB gene encoding methylmalonyl Co-A mutase-associated GTPase MeaB, which translates to MALSDRILAGDPRAIARGISLIEDEAPEAAGLVRAIFPRTGGAYLVGITGAPGAGKSTLVDRLTAEIRRRGPSVGIVAVDPTSPFTGGAILGDRVRMQAHAADPGVFIRSMATRGHLGGLARATGEAALVLDAAGKDLVIIETVGVGQDEVDIVRTADVSIVVIVPGTGDEVQALKAGIMEIADIFVVNKADREGADRTAASLEAMLALETWNDGAWRPPILKTEATTGRGLPELLDTIERFREHMREAQGARRRARAEFRLRELLGRRFMQHVEEQVLEPGEFDALLDRIAARETDPYTATADLLRRALG; encoded by the coding sequence GTGGCGCTGTCGGACCGTATCCTCGCCGGCGACCCGCGCGCGATCGCGCGCGGCATCTCGCTCATCGAAGACGAGGCGCCGGAAGCGGCGGGCCTCGTGCGCGCGATCTTCCCCCGCACCGGCGGCGCCTACCTGGTGGGCATCACCGGCGCCCCGGGCGCCGGCAAGAGCACGCTGGTCGACCGGCTGACCGCCGAGATCCGCCGGCGCGGGCCGAGCGTCGGCATCGTCGCCGTCGATCCCACGAGCCCGTTCACCGGCGGCGCGATTCTCGGCGACCGCGTCCGGATGCAGGCCCACGCGGCCGATCCCGGCGTGTTCATCCGCAGCATGGCCACGCGCGGCCACCTTGGGGGCCTGGCGCGCGCCACCGGCGAAGCCGCGCTCGTGCTCGACGCGGCGGGCAAGGACCTCGTCATCATCGAGACGGTGGGCGTGGGGCAGGACGAGGTGGATATCGTCCGCACCGCCGACGTGTCGATCGTGGTCATCGTGCCGGGGACCGGCGACGAGGTGCAGGCCCTCAAAGCCGGCATCATGGAGATCGCCGACATCTTCGTCGTCAACAAGGCGGACCGCGAGGGGGCGGATCGCACCGCCGCGTCGCTTGAAGCGATGCTGGCCCTCGAGACGTGGAACGACGGGGCGTGGCGGCCGCCGATCCTGAAGACCGAGGCGACGACGGGGCGCGGCCTGCCGGAGCTGCTCGATACCATAGAACGGTTCCGCGAGCACATGCGGGAGGCGCAGGGCGCGCGCCGGCGTGCGCGCGCCGAGTTCCGCCTGCGCGAGCTGCTCGGGCGGAGGTTCATGCAGCACGTCGAGGAGCAGGTGCTGGAGCCGGGAGAGTTCGACGCGCTGCTGGATCGCATTGCCGCGCGCGAGACCGACCCGTACACCGCCACGGCGGACCTGCTCAGGAGAGCGTTGGGATGA